The following DNA comes from Erigeron canadensis isolate Cc75 chromosome 3, C_canadensis_v1, whole genome shotgun sequence.
ACTAAAATCTTTTTGATTATATGATATGCTAACACAGATTGTCAGATCTTTCTAAATGTGTTGTCTTTTATTACATGGAGTCATTATatttaagttttcttttattaatatagtgtttattcatatttgtttttcctGTAAGAACTTGAATAGTTGTTAGTACTTTTGTATATGTCATGAAATCACTTATCATTTGTTTATTCTTAGATGTCTCAAGGAAATCAAGTGGAGGTGGATAACGCTGTCAACATGGACAACAACAACACGGGGAAGCAAAAGAAACTGAGAGCAAGCCGCAAACGGTCATTTGTTTGGGATCATTATGAATCGTTTGTTAACACAAAAGGCGAGCATAAAAGTATGTGTCGCTACTGCGACAAAGAGTACTTTTCTGATACTAAAGTTCATGGGACTAGTACCTTGCGGAATCATTTGAAATATTGTCAAAAGTATCCAGACAATAAGCCTAGTGGTCAGACGAATTTGACCATTCAAACTGGAGATGGAGATGAGAGAAAAATGGTTGGCTTGAGGTTTGAGCAACAATATGCTAGGAAAGCGTTGGCACACATGATGGTCGTGGATGAGCTTCCATTTAAGTTTGTTGAGGGGAAAGGTTTTCGACATTTTCTGAATGTTTGTCAACCAGCCTTTCATATTATGTCCAGAACCACCATGGCAAGAGATTGTTACCAGCTCTAtgttgagaagaagaagaaagttgCTGCCTTACTTAAGGGTAACATTGGTAGGATCTGTTTAACGACGGATACATGGACATCTATCCAACGAATTAACTACATGTGTCTTACGGCTCATTATGTTGACAATGATTGGATATTACGGAAAAAGGTCTTGAATTTCTGTCCCATATCTAGCCATCGAGGTATTGACATTGGTAAAGCTGTTGAGATGTGTTTGATCAAATGGGGGATAAAGTCCAATGTGTTTACAATTACTGTAGATAATGCGACAACAAATGATGTAGCTGTTAATTATCTACAAAGTAAGTTTGCAAATTGGGACAAATGTGTTTTGGAAGGAAAATGGTTACACGTGCGGTGCATTGCTCATATCATGAATTTAATTGTGCAAGATGGCTTAAGTCATATAGGGGGATCAGTTGATTCTATCAGGGCTGCTGTTAAGTATATCCGTCAATCTCCTCAAAGGTTGAAGAAGTTTAGAGAATATGCTCAACTTGAAAAGTGTACAAGCACCAAGAGTCTGATTCTAGATGTCCCTACTCGTTGGAATTCTACATACATGATGTTGGAAACGGCACAAAGTTATGAGAAGGCATTTGCTAGATATGATAGCGAGGAGCGACATTATAGAGATGATCTTGAAAAAACTGGAGTGCCTACAGCAGCTGATTGGGCAAATGTGAGGAGATTGGCTAAGTTTTTGGAGCACTTTTATGAGTTGACTTTGAAAGTATCTGACACCAATTATGTGACAACAAACACATTTTTGGATGACATCACTTCTATTTATGCACTTCTGAAAAATGTTGTTAGTGGCGGTGTTCGTGATTCAAGTCTTTTGGATATGGCAAAGCTGATGAAAAGTAAGTACGACAAGTATTATGGAAGTCTTGAAAAGTGTAATATGCTTACACTTGTTGCCTCAATGCTTGATCCAACCCGTAAGGATGACTATGTTGAAGTCTTACTTGTTGATGtgtatggagagattgaagggTCCTCTATGTGTAACATGATAAAAGAATTTCTTTATCAGTTGTATGATGATTATGTAAGAATTCATTCAACGTCGGATCCATCTATGGAGGCTTCTCATCCTTCCTCACTGTTTAATCAACGTTCCACGTCTACTGTAATGGAGCCATTGATCATGCTAAAACAAAAGGTAAATGATCTTTACTTctttcatttaaaataatatttttcttcatgtattatttaactttatatttcttATGAAACAGGTGAGAATGGAGATGAAAAGAAGGAAGTCTGAAAGTGGAGCGAGACATTCAAAATCTGAGCTAGATAGGTATTTAAAGGAGGAAACTGAAGATGAAGGTGACAGGTTTGACATACTGAACTGGTGGAAGGTTAACAGTCCGAGGTTTCCTATCTTGTCTTTGGTAGCTAGGGATGTTCTTGCAATTCCAGTATCGACCGTGGCTTCAGAATCTGTCTTTAGCACAAGTGGAAGGGTGTTAGATGCATTTAGGAGTTCTCTTACTCCTACTATCATTGAAAGTTTGATTTGCACTCAGAATTGGCTTCATGGAGGTCCAGTGGATGTTGCAGAAAACTGGGAAGAGCTACAAAGGATTGAAGAAGGTAAGTTGCTTTTCTTGATATATGTACTGTATTATATAACGTTGTGGACAAAAACATGAAACctgattatattttgtttttatgtacTTGTAGATCTTCTTGAGAATGGCAATCGTGCTATATGAAATGGGGATGCATGAGGCAATCTACTGCAGCTGATGGATGTGATTTCGTTTTATTTTCTCGTATTAGTTTTCATGTTATTGGATTTTGAATGTTGCTTCTTGTTTCTGgatttttaatgtttgtttgatattttcatgtttCTGGATTTTAATGTACTTGTTTGGATGCTTGTTTGGAATTTAAATGTTTGTTTTGAGTTTCTGGttaattattctttttaattgTATGCTCACTTAAAAATTCAGCAGGTATGATTTTAGTTATCAAATATGCGTAGTAGATGAAGTTTAGATACTCTGGATTAATGGGCCCCGACCCTATTAACCCGAGAGCTTATTTGGGCGGATTGGATTGGTTAGGTACTAATATGGATTGGGTATTGGCcggtttataaaattttataaaactgtTTAAACCGACCTAATTAACTTTGCTAAACCGAAACCCGACCATTTGAACACCCCTAGATGGAGCTGATGAAGTTGTTTTGGAGCTGTGGGCATCAAAAAAAAGGgtatgtggcaaattttaaagTGGTGATGGTGCATCTTAAGTCAATTTTGGAGTGTTTTGCCATCTTATGTGTATGTCAACGTGAGAGAGCAGAGAAAGTTGAAAGCAAAATCTGAATTTTTATGTGTGTTGACATTAATCGGTAGATAGAGCAAGTACTAAAGCTTTGCAAAATATCTAGTGAGTTTGAGTTTGTGTGTCAAGCAAAACTTTTGTGTCATGCAAGCTGACATAATTTGTCATGCTAACTTAATTGACTTACATTTTTGGTCTAAATATTGTTAAGGTTTAATTCATAATTACTTGTTTGTTTAGATAACGTTCTAATACCATCgatgtttcttaacaaatcttgGAGTTTAGACACactaatacataaataaacctTTCATTAACTTAATCAATCCTAATTAAGCTAAAGAGTTTGACATGAATTTTTGATGGTTGTCACAATATGACaattaaagttaataaaaattgtCTTTAATCTTAAGTACCtatgtaaatattttattgatgTCGTTTTTGTTATCACCATTGACGATTTATTGTTAgccaaaaaatatttgtttaaaagTGAGGAATTAGTTAACAAAAGATTTTATATAAGttgtttacttttttataaaaatgatatttttattcttcttctaaaaaaatactcgtaataatttcGGATTAAATCAAACGTTTATGAATTGGGTGCTCTTTTTTCTAGTAACCTGACAGAATGAAAAATTTTCGTTGTGGTT
Coding sequences within:
- the LOC122592103 gene encoding zinc finger BED domain-containing protein RICESLEEPER 2-like, with the protein product MSQGNQVEVDNAVNMDNNNTGKQKKLRASRKRSFVWDHYESFVNTKGEHKSMCRYCDKEYFSDTKVHGTSTLRNHLKYCQKYPDNKPSGQTNLTIQTGDGDERKMVGLRFEQQYARKALAHMMVVDELPFKFVEGKGFRHFLNVCQPAFHIMSRTTMARDCYQLYVEKKKKVAALLKGNIGRICLTTDTWTSIQRINYMCLTAHYVDNDWILRKKVLNFCPISSHRGIDIGKAVEMCLIKWGIKSNVFTITVDNATTNDVAVNYLQSKFANWDKCVLEGKWLHVRCIAHIMNLIVQDGLSHIGGSVDSIRAAVKYIRQSPQRLKKFREYAQLEKCTSTKSLILDVPTRWNSTYMMLETAQSYEKAFARYDSEERHYRDDLEKTGVPTAADWANVRRLAKFLEHFYELTLKVSDTNYVTTNTFLDDITSIYALLKNVVSGGVRDSSLLDMAKLMKSKYDKYYGSLEKCNMLTLVASMLDPTRKDDYVEVLLVDVYGEIEGSSMCNMIKEFLYQLYDDYVRIHSTSDPSMEASHPSSLFNQRSTSTVMEPLIMLKQKVRMEMKRRKSESGARHSKSELDRYLKEETEDEGDSIDRGFRICL